One region of Bacillus zhangzhouensis genomic DNA includes:
- a CDS encoding spore morphogenesis/germination protein YwcE translates to MDMFFAYLCIATATPLFLWLENRKIALASIPPIMIMWIFFGLYMTSSLSPAGHTFMIAFFAINVILAHIAAFLIYGLPFIRKKFSSR, encoded by the coding sequence ATGGATATGTTCTTTGCGTACCTATGTATTGCAACGGCTACACCCCTGTTTTTATGGCTGGAAAACAGAAAAATTGCATTAGCATCTATTCCACCCATTATGATTATGTGGATTTTCTTCGGTCTTTACATGACAAGCAGTTTATCTCCAGCAGGACATACCTTCATGATCGCTTTCTTTGCCATTAACGTGATTTTGGCTCACATTGCAGCATTCCTCATCTACGGACTTCCATTCATTCGTAAAAAATTCAGCAGCAGATAG